One region of Natronolimnobius baerhuensis genomic DNA includes:
- a CDS encoding Rrf2 family transcriptional regulator, with protein sequence MSSIELTPSQKKILRALTNLHKESEDAIKGEDIAAQVDRNPGTIRNQMQSLKALQLVEGVPGPKGGYKPTAAAYEALEIQQMDDPASVPLEHEGESVDDIIVEEIDLSSVHHPELCRAEIHIQGTIDGISEDDAVTVGPTPLSKLVIEGRLDGKDDTNNILILRIEDMVAPGPGETPDH encoded by the coding sequence ATGTCATCAATTGAACTGACGCCGAGTCAGAAGAAAATCCTCCGCGCACTCACGAATCTACACAAGGAGTCCGAAGACGCGATCAAAGGTGAGGATATCGCCGCACAGGTCGACCGTAACCCGGGAACGATCCGCAATCAGATGCAGAGTCTGAAAGCCCTCCAACTCGTCGAGGGCGTCCCCGGTCCCAAGGGTGGGTACAAACCAACCGCCGCAGCCTACGAAGCCCTCGAGATCCAGCAGATGGATGACCCGGCATCCGTCCCACTCGAGCACGAAGGCGAATCCGTCGACGACATTATCGTCGAAGAGATCGACCTCTCGAGCGTCCACCACCCCGAACTCTGCCGCGCGGAAATCCACATTCAGGGCACAATCGACGGCATCTCCGAAGACGACGCCGTCACCGTCGGCCCGACGCCGCTGTCGAAACTGGTCATCGAGGGGCGACTCGATGGCAAAGACGACACCAACAATATCCTCATTCTTCGGATCGAGGATATGGTTGCACCAGGCCCAGGCGAAACCCCTGACCACTGA